A single Amphiura filiformis chromosome 8, Afil_fr2py, whole genome shotgun sequence DNA region contains:
- the LOC140158415 gene encoding uncharacterized protein has translation MVCTQQNQQYDIIINIAFTDHKMFLSIAFLTITVISSLVSTQSQQTQNQPEHNCNTCCQGGVPGTPGHNGLPGRDGRDGMRGDKGEAGMNIKGDKGDTGFGEIGLPGPQGLRGEKGDQGLQGVGLPGKTGPRGPMGPEGNQGIPGRAGTIGMKGEKGDCGRCRKSAFTAVKMNAQTGNVDDVVTFQEITVNIDGHFSLQSNKFTCQIPGIYVFMFSMGVYRPTQPHIMLVKNDNLVVTALAHTTTATDFDQTSNSAILNLEAGDQVWLKFGHQNGHKLHSHSYRFSSFSGFLLYEI, from the coding sequence ATGGTTTGTACTCAACAAAATCAACAATAtgatattattatcaatattgcaTTCACAGATCACAAGATGTTCCTGTCCATTGCATTCTTGACAATTACTGTCATCTCATCCCTGGTATCCACTCAAAGTCAGCAAACACAGAATCAACCTGAACACAACTGTAATACTTGCTGCCAAGGTGGTGTCCCGGGCACACCAGGACACAATGGTCTACCAGGACGGGACGGACGGGACGGTATGAGAGGAGACAAAGGTGAGGCTGGTATGAATATCAAAGGAGACAAAGGAGACACTGGATTTGGAGAAATAGGCCTTCCTGGACCACAGGGACTGAGAGGAGAGAAAGGAGACCAGGGTTTACAGGGGGTAGGCCTCCCTGGAAAGACTGGACCAAGGGGACCCATGGGTCCTGAAGGAAATCAAGGCATACCCGGACGGGCTGGAACAATCGGGATGAAAGGAGAGAAAGGTGACTGCGGACGATGCAGAAAATCGGCATTCACAGCTGTCAAAATGAATGCCCAAACTGGTAACGTTGATGATGTGGTCACATTCCAGGAGATTACTGTCAATATTGATGGTCATTTCAGTCTTCAATCAAACAAATTCACATGTCAAATTCCTGGAATTTATGTGTTCATGTTTTCTATGGGTGTGTACAGACCTACACAACCGCATATAATGCTTGTTAAAAATGATAATTTGGTTGTGACTGCATTAGCCCATACCACTACTGCAACTGATTTTGACCAAACCAGCAATTCTGCAATCTTGAACCTGGAGGCTGGAGACCAAGTCTGGTTGAAATTTGGTCATCAAAATGGACACAAACTTCACAGTCATTCCTATAGATTTTCCAGCTTTTCTGGGTTCCTGCTTTATGAAATATAA